The Esox lucius isolate fEsoLuc1 chromosome 5, fEsoLuc1.pri, whole genome shotgun sequence genome includes a region encoding these proteins:
- the papolg gene encoding poly(A) polymerase gamma: MKEMSATGVSMHGGQQPQKHYGITSSISMAFPREIDHQYTFKLSEAMKPFGVFEDEDELNHRLAVLGKLNTFVKEWIAEISETKNLPPSAITNVGGKIFTFGSYRLGVHTKGADIDALCVSPRHVERTDFFDSFFAKLKQHDEIKDLRAVEDAFVPVIKFKFDGIEIDLLFARLALQTIPDNLDLRGDSHLRNLDIRCIRSLNGCRVTDEILYLVPNKENFRLTLRAIKLWAKRRGIYSNMLGFLGGVSWAMLVARTCQLYPNAVASTLVHKFFLVFSKWEWPNPVLLKQPEDSNLNLPVWDPRVNPSDRYHLMPIITPAYPQQNSTYNVSTSTRTIMSEEFKYGLSVTDEILQGKADWSKLFEPPNFFQKYKHYIVLTASASTEENHLEWIGLVESKIRVLVGNLERNEYITLAHVNPQSFPGNKESHNENEFVSMWFIGIIFKKVENAESVNIDLTYDIQSFTDTVYRQANNINMLKDGMKIEATHVKKKQLHQYLPAELVQKKKRSLAELSRSSNGGGSKRSSLDGSHLDSSRDTDPGTPFTSPTPLGKPPGPADPDGRVTPPRPPVPLFADGVSPVAGVSPLRPCAPQGMSIPVIGSKPVLVAPPVPAPPAGSSIPTVVGLSVGPRPAEPNQNGAPAAAKRLHQPAGEELSKRLRETAQPLTDDAAFKETHSPSGNDQDQGDGLGVGPTSTMVDQNAGFRSSSPKDTIGPAEPNQNGATSAASKRPHSPTVEEPPRKIRDAAEMLASGDDSAFKEPYPVSSDVQEPGDGVNIESLCAVKAMPIPTIDTSRTQRLPSMELPDVTSPLPRNNHQRVVKNSIRLALNRHR; this comes from the exons ATGAAAGAAATGTCAGC GACTGGTGTCAGCATGCATGGCGGGCAGCAGCCTCAGAAACACTATGGCATCACCTCGTCCATCAGCATGGCCTTCCCCCGGGAGATCGACCACCAGTACACCTTCAAGCTCAGCGAGGCCATGAAGCCCTTCGGAGTGTTTGAGGACGAAGACGAACTGAACCACAG ACTTGCAGTTCTTGGGAAGTTGAATACTTTCGTGAAGGAGTGGATTGCAGAGATCAGTGAAACAAAG AACCTACCACCATCGGCAATAACCAATGTTGGCGGGAAAATCTTCACCTTCGGTTCCTATCGGCTGGGAGTTCATACAAAAG GTGCTGATATTGATGCCTTGTGTGTATCTCCGCGACACGTGGAGAGGACTGACTTCTTCGACTCGTTCTTCGCAAAGCTCAAACAGCACGATGAGATCAAAGACCTACGG GCAGTTGAGGATGCGTTTGTACCTGTGATCAAATTCAAGTTTGATGGCATTGAG ATTGACCTGCTGTTTGCACGGCTGGctctgcaaaccatcccagacAACCTGGACCTGAGAGGGGATTCCCATCTGAGGAACCTGGACATACGCTGCATCCGAAGTCTCAACG GTTGCAGAGTGACTGATGAGATCCTGTACTTGGTGCCCAACAAGGAGAACTTCAGACTGACCCTGAGGGCAATCAAGCTGTGGGCCAAAC GCCGAGGGATCTACTCCAACATGCTGGGCTTCCTGGGCGGCGTCTCGTGGGCCATGTTGGTCGCCCGGACCTGCCAGCTGTACCCCAATGCTGTGGCCTCCACGCTCGTCCACAAGTTCTTCCTGGTCTTCTCCAAGTG GGAATGGCCCAATCCTGTGCTTTTGAAACAACCTGAAGACAGTAATTTGAATCTGCCTGTGTGGGACCCCAGA gTGAACCCCTCAGACAGGTATCACCTGATGCCCATCATCACCCCGGCCTATCCCCAGCAGAACTCCACCTACAACGTCTCCACCTCCACACGCACCATCATGAGCGAGGAATTCAAATATG GTCTCAGTGTCACCGATGAGATCCTGCAGGGCAAAGCAGACTGGTCCAAACTGTTTGAGCCCCCCAACTTTTTCCAGAAGTACAA GCATTATATTGTTCTGACCGCAAGTGCGTCCACAGAAGAAAACCACTTGGAATG GATCGGCCTGGTGGAATCTAAGATCCGTGTTCTGGTGGGGAACCTGGAGAGGAACGAGTACATCACACTGGCCCACGTGAACCCCCAGTCCTTCCCTGGGAACAAGGAGAGCCACAACGA GAACGAGTTTGTCTCCATGTGGTTTATTGGAATCATCTTCAAGAAGGTGGAGAACGCGGAGAGTGTCAACATTGACTTGACCTATGACATCCAGTCCTTCACAGACACCG TGTACCGGCAGGCCAACAACATCAATATGCTGAAGGACGGGATGAAGATCGAGGCCACTCACGTGAAGAAGAAGCAGCTCCACCAGTACCTTCCTGCCGAGCTGGTCCAGAAGAAGAAGAGG aGCTTAGCGGAGTTGAGCCGGAGCTCCAACGGTGGAGGCTCCAAGCGGTCGTCGCTGGACGGCAGTCACCTGGACAGCTCCAGGGACACGGACCCAGGCACACCCTTCACCTCCCCCACCCCGCTGGGCAAGCCCCCCGGCCCGGCAGACCCGGATGGCCG GGTGACTCCTCCCAGGCCTCCAGTCCCGTTGTTTGCGGATGGCGTCTCGCCGGTCGCCGGCGTCTCTCCGCTCCGGCCGTGCGCTCCGCAGGGCATGTCCATCCCTGTCATTGGCTCCA agCCTGTACTTGTGGCGCCCCCGGTCCCGGCCCCCCCAGCTGGCAGCTCCATTCCCACTGTGGTCGGTCTGAGTGTGGGCCCTCGCCCCGCCGAGCCCAACCAGAACGGGGCGCCTGCCGCAGCCAAGCGGCTCCACCAACCCGCTGGGGAGGAGCTGTCCAAGAGGCTCAGAGAAACTGCGCAGCCG CTGACTGATGACGCTGCCTTCAAGGAGACACACTCCCCATCTGGCAACGACCAAGACCAAGGCGACGGACTCGGTGTG GGTCCTACATCAACCATGGTGGACCAGAACGCAGGCTTCCGGAGCAGCTCCCCCAAAGACACAATCGGGCCGGCCGAGCCGAACCAGAACGGAGCCACCTCTGCTGCGTCCAAGAGGCCCCACTCCCCGACCGTGGAAGAGCCCCCCAGGAAGATCAGAGACGCGGCGGAGATG CTGGCGTCTGGTGATGACTCTGCTTTCAAGGAGCCATATCCTGTCAGTTCTGATGTCCAGGAGCCTGGAGACGGGGTGAACATT GAAAGTCTCTGCGCCGTGAAGGCCATGCCTATTCCAACCATCGACACGTCACGGACACAG AGACTGCCCAGCATGGAACTGCCCGACGTGACGTCCCCACTGCCCCGGAACAACCACCAGCGGGTGGTGAAGAACTCCATCAGACTAGCCCTGAACAGACACAGGTAA